The following coding sequences are from one Cryptococcus deuterogattii R265 chromosome 1, complete sequence window:
- a CDS encoding CAMK/CAMKL/KIN1 protein kinase, with amino-acid sequence MTSFNPAPAQLQAAQDHTYGSMPTPTYMGMVDTGAQWDYVGGRGSSRSREPSASPHRAAAESGIPRSSTHAASTSASSSYAPVAGASGQASSAPHEPTIREEATAVVDRSMRAHQQANGSNSGNGNTQLKKTKVRMVGDWQLNKTLGAGSMGKVKLATNIVTKEKCAVKIIPRYTEANRKGETARTPEEIEKQRLKDESKEIRTIREAHISLLLHHPYICGMREFISHQNHHYMVFEFIDGGQMLDYIISHGRLRERAARKFARQIGSALNYCHQNSIVHRDLKIENILISKNGNIKLIDFGLSNLYSPSRHLSTFCGSLYFAAPELLNARPYTGPEVDVWSFGIVIYVLVCGKVPFDDQSMPALHAKIKRGLVEYPSWLSTEVKSLLSRMLVTNPAERATLAEVLNHPFMTKGYDGPPDSFLIRREVLRAEEIDMNVVEAMEGFTFGDANTIYHNLHSILTSEDYIHCVATFEAHREKSRISSPGVSTSDPCDSPKKKRFSGFDLKKRLFKEEKKVEEAPFKEKVRDPTKAYDPLISIYYLAREKIEREKVFGPGFFASSQLSLDTFNASQGYGMAVPNLPPPASTHVMGHDSSRGPDFASEPRPRSDDVPNPIMAHPSADREQSKLADIPSAVHRRQPSLSQPPLPSSLPAAVERSAEEGLTKKFSMLGRGPRPPSAAGPSRSASTKRESMAASPSMPLQEHRRATTIVHNDKSKHERRVSVGSLTNSVSRASGLVRRASQRDRPAATPPDSRWLNAPAEADEYHQVETSVRPSTPHEPEPDTANEPQSYDDVKPSYLKGIFSVSTTSTKPANVLIRDIAMVLDRIGIKHRPIKGGFECVHMPSIDLASVVNGDEASTSLSNVPSHASAARRKPSLRRKGSKVNINGASSNGVGSRGTSPAPHRVLTGNSSGTVSGGEVAHLSAPPSKNRHHAGTVEEDEVDAWALAQSGGAGSSLIVRFEIFVVKVPVLPLHGIQFRRVGGDGWQYQMLAKAILREMRL; translated from the exons ATGACTTCATTTAATCCTGCTCCTGCGCAGCTACAAGCTGCTCAAGATCATACCTATGGAAGTATGCCCACGCCTACGTATATGGGAATGGTTGATACTGGCGCGCAGTGGGACTATGTTGGGGGCAGAGGAAGCAGTAGAAG TCGGGAACCATCCGCTTCTCCTCACCGAGCGGCAGCGGAATCTGGCATTCCTCGAAGTTCCACCCATGCAGCTAGCACTTCTGCGAGTTCATCCTACGCTCCCGTCGCCGGGGCATCCGGTCAAGCATCTTCCGCTCCTCATGAGCCAACGataagagaagaagctacTGCAGTTGTTGACAGAAGCATGCGCGCTCATCAACAAGCCAACGGATCAAATAGTGGAAACGGGAACACccagctgaagaagacaaaggtCAGGATGGTGGGAGATTGGCAGTTGAACAAGACCCTTGGAGCGGGAAGTATGGGTAAAGTGAAGCTGGCTACTAACATTGTGACAAAAGAGAAG TGTGCTGTCAAAATTATTCCCCGGTATACAGAGGCGAACAGGAAGGGGGAAACAGCAAGGACGCCAGAAGAAATCGAAAAACAGCGGTTAAAGGACGAATCCAAGGAGATTCGAACGATTCGGGAAGCAcacatctccctcctccttcatcatccatacaTCTGCGGCATGCGGGAATTCATCTCCCATCAGAACCACCATTACATGGTATTTGAGTTCATCGACGGCGGCCAGATGCTTGATTATATTATTTCTCATGGTCGACTTCGAGAACGTGCGGCCAGAAAGTTTGCTAGACAAATTGGATCAGCACTCAACTACTGTCATCAAAACTCTATTGTTCATCGAGACCTAAAGATCGAAAATATTTTGATATCAAAGAACGGAAACATCAAGCTTATCGACTTTGGCCTTTCCAACCTGTATTCTCCATCACGTCACCTCTCAACATTTTGCGGTTCATTGTATTTTGCCGCACCAGAGTTACTGAACGCGAGACCCTACACGGGTCCGGAAGTTGACGTCTGGTCATTCGGTATTGTCATCTACGTCTTGGTGTGCGGAAAGGTACCATTCGATGACCAGTCAATGCCGGCTTTGCACGCAAAGATCAAACGTGGTCTTGTAGAATATCCGAGCTGGTTAAGTACCGAGGTTAAATCTCTGCTGAGCCGTATGTTGGTTACCAATCCTGCAGAAAGAGCGACTTTGGCAGAAGTGCTCAATCATCCGTTCATGACGAAGGGTTATGACGGTCCTCCCGactcttttctcatccGACGAGAAGTGCTCCGCGCTGAAGAGATTGATATGAACGTCGTTGAAGCGATGGAAGGCTTCACTTTTGGTGATGCCAACACCATCTACCATAACCTTCATAGCATTCTCACCTCTGAAGACTACATTCACTGTGTTGCAACTTTTGAAGCCCATCGAGAGAAGTCACGCATTTCTAGTCCTGGTGTTTCAACGAGCGATCCTTGTGACtcaccgaagaagaagaggttcagCGGCTTTGACCTAAAGAAGAGGTTAttcaaagaagagaagaaggtcgaaGAAGCACCattcaaggaaaaggttAGAGATCCGACCAAGGCTTATGATCCGCTCATCTCAATCTATTATTTGGCGAGGGAAAAGatagaaagagagaaagtgTTTGGTCCTGGTTTCTTCGCCTCATCACAATTGTCCTTGGACACCTTTAATGCTAGTCAAGGTTATGGTATGGCAGTTCCCAACCTTCCACCGCCCGCGTCAACACATGTCATGGGCCATGATTCTTCAAGAGGTCCCGACTTTGCTTCTGAACCTCGCCCACGGTCTGACGATGTCCCCAATCCCATCATGGCCCACCCTTCCGCAGATCGAGAACAATCCAAGCTCGCCGACATTCCTTCAGCCGTCCACCGCCGACAACCCTCGCTCAGCCAACCACCGTTACCCAGCAGTTTGCCGGCTGCGGTAGAAAGGTCTGCCGAGGAGGGTTTGACGAAAAAATTCAGTATGCTTGGACGTGGGCCTCGACCGCCATCTGCCGCTGGACCGTCTCGCTCAGCCTCTACAAAACGTGAGAGCATGGCTGCTTCGCCTTCTATGCCTTTACAAGAGCACCGACGTGCGACCACTATCGTTCACAATGATAAATCGAAACACGAAAGACGGGTATCGGTCGGCAGCTTGACTAACTCTGTCAGCAGAGCAAGCGGCTTGGTAAGGCGTGCATCCCAGCGCGATCGACCTGCTGCGACTCCTCCCGATTCTCGATGGTTGAACGCaccagcagaagcagatgaaTATCACCAGGTCGAAACCTCCGTTCGGCCGTCTACTCCCCACGAGCCTGAGCCGGATACCGCAAACGAACCTCAAAGCTATGATGATGTCAAACCAAGTTACCTCAAGGGTATCTTCTCTGTCTCCACCACTTCTACAAAACCAGCCAACGTGCTTATCCGGGATATCGCCATGGTGTTGGATAGGATTGGCATCAAGCACCGTCCTATCAAGGGTGGTTTTGAATGCGTACATATGCCAAGTATAGACCTTGCGAGTGTGGTGAATGGTGACGAGGCAAGTACTAGTTTATCAAACGTCCCCTCTCACGCTTCTGCTGCGAGGCGGAAACCGAGCTTGAGACGAAAAGGCAGTAAGGTCAATATCAATGGGGCGAGTAGCAATGGTGTTGGCAGTAGGGGAACGAGTCCGGCACCGCATAGAGTCCTGACTGGCAATTCTAGCGGTACAGTCAGCGGTGGCGAAGTAGCTCACTTGTCAGCGCCCCCGAGCAAGAACCGACATCATGCCGGGActgtggaggaagatgaggtggaTGCGTGGGCTTTGGCCCAAAGTGGAGGGGCTGGTAGCAGTTTAATTGTCCGATTCGAGATTTTTGTGGTCAAA GTCCCTGTTCTTCCACTCCACGGAATACAGTTCAGAAGAGTGGGAGGTGATGGATGGCAGTACCAGATGCTGGCCAAGGCAATCCTTCGCGAAATGAGATTATAG
- a CDS encoding sugar transporter has translation MVGLGSKQLRDDAMQASMVPTADSERRPWHAHSRSYLLASVGFLGIFLFGYDTGLGGGVIAISAFSKSFNITANHTPQQIADLQGNIVAILQGGAFFGAIIAAWINDWLGRKYSLMVGCWIFIIGGIFQTAASSQLSWVYGGRFTSGFGVGLMSAVCPTYASEIAPKEIRGRITGMFQIIVVVGVAFSYWINYGVTFMDPNRGNIVWRIPIGFQLVPVGIMVILLPILKESPRWLATKHKDEQALANLAWIRKLPVTDQSVQLEYAEIAAAIREEEEATKGSSWKEVFAKGNPIRFLIAFIVFTLQQWSGQNSISYYAPIIFQSIGIRGSKSGLLASGIYGIVKIIATSIFIAFGIERFGRKKPLLLGVSLMSMFLWILGAIFNTHLPDKNATTTSPASIGMAVMIYLFVIPYCFSVGPLPWVICSEIFNNRTRHYGLMTAAATQWLWNFVVTKATPLMVIHMPKGGIFFFFAAINIISFCLALFLPETSGVSLESMDVIFGAITKEEREAEIARRAVELEGQAHDDEEKPGAEHLEHIDEEKERV, from the exons ATGGTCGGTCTTGG ATCTAAACAACTCCGCGACGACGCAATGCAGGCCTCCATGGTCCCCACAGCTGACTCTGAGCGACGACCATGGCACGCCCACTCTCGATCCTATTTGCTGGCTAGTGTTGGCTTCCTAGGtatcttccttttcggTTACGACACTGGTCTTGGTGGCGGTGTCATCGCTATTTCTGCTTTTTCCAAGTCATTCAACATTACCGCCAACCACACACCGCAGCAAATTGCAGACTTACAGGGTAACATTGTTGCCATCCTCCAAGGTGGTGCCTTCTTCGGTGCCATTATCGCTGCTTGGATCAACGACTGGTTGGGTCGAAAGTACTCTCTTATGG TTGGGTGTTGGATCTTCATCATTGGAGGTATTTTCCAAACTGCGGCCAGCTCCCAGCTCTCATGGGTTTATGGAGGACGATTCACTTCTGGTTTCGGAGTTGGTCTCATGTCTGCTGTCTGCCCTACCTATGCCA GTGAAATTGCGCCTAAGGAAATCCGTGGCCGAATCACTGGTATGTTCCAGATTATTGTCGTCGTTGGTGTTGCCTTCTCCTACTGGATTAACTATGGTGTAAC CTTCATGGACCCTAACCGAGGAAACATTGTGTGGCGAATTCCTATTGGATTCCAGCTCGTTCCCGTTGGCATTATGGTCATTCTCTTGCCTATCCTCAAAGAATCCCCTCGATGGCTCGCCACCAAGCACAAGGACGAACAAGCACTTGCCAACCTCGCTTGGATCAGAAAGCTCCCTGTCACCGACCAGTCTGTTCAGCTCGAATACGCTGAAATCGCCGCTGCTATcagggaggaagaggaggccACCAAGGGCTCTTCTTGGAAGGAAGTCTTTGCAAAGGGTAACCCCATCCGATTCCTCATCGCTTTCATTGTCTTCACCCTTCAGCAGTGGAGTGGTCAGAATTCTATCTCTTACTATGCCCCCATTATTTTCCAGTCTATCGGTATCAGAGGTAGCAAGTCCGGATTGCTTGCCAGTGGTATCTATGGTATCGTCAAGATCATTGCCACCAGTATTTTCATCGCTTTCGGTATCGAGAGATTCGGCAGGAAGAAGCCTTTGCTTTTGGGTGTCAGTCTTATGTCCATGTTCCTTTGGATCCTCGGtgccatcttcaacaccCACCTTCCTGACAAGAACGCCACCACTACTTCCCCTGCTTCCATTGGCATGGCTGTCATGATCTACCTTTTCGTCATCCCTTACTGCTTCTCTGTCGGTCCTCTTCCATGGGTTATTTGCTCTGAGATCTTCAACAACCGCACCCGTCACTACGGTCTCATGACTGCTGCCGCCACCCAGTGGCTCTGGAACTTCGTGGTTACTAAGGCTACTCCTCTCATGGTCATTCACATGCCCAAGGGTGgtatcttcttcttcttcgccgcTATCAACATAATTTCGTTCTGTCTCGCTTTGTTCCTTCCCGAGACATCTGGTGTCTCTTTGGAGTCTATGGACGTCATCTTCGGTGCTATCACCAAGGAGGAACGAGAGGCCGAGATTGCAAGGCGGGCagttgagcttgaaggCCAAGCACacgacgacgaggagaagCCCGGAGCTGAGCACCTCGAGCACattgacgaagagaaggaaagggttTAA
- a CDS encoding endopeptidase — translation MRILRDENQHVAGPSSRPYVYHSIPVPTVPLTSSVQCSTSCPYLDTSPPKSNGDRKPQVTQAAMRRLDGNKLKNWEVTRRQENGGLQGSSSSSGYNQDVASTFPPDYYNYTATTASITNSSYAYSPSSTSTYSNYNTSVPYSSNSTYNTSEPYYSSNLTSTSISSSKTSSTHSISKKPSYTASFTSMWSYSATKKTATATASESTSSSYVPGVVLNMTMAGTSDTQAVYSVEVALGHDDGNSRRKRAFRRRASYDGNEATQYVNLQVDLGSSDMWVATTDCSSRDCQNSPYLFDSSLSLDSGVDTNLTYQSGSVDGTILWEEVNLAGFGIGFQALVGATDVQNEDLEGGNFSGVLGLAMPASSTILNEIGGTTGSSPDGATFLDNLFGSGSSAPSKRLFALSLERRQDVRTSSTFGIGAINPTYCPSPCNLTYTPIIAQPSLGSTGYLHWRVEMQALTVTSFSSEQSGTGETTKSIALGASKVYPSKNYPLAVLDSGGVQILVSSRSYADSIYSAFGITASSDGLYRMPCTQQLALTFTIAGQQIPVHPLDMSYEDPSDVSQKTCIGMIQYSDNLGDTGDFILGSSFLKNVYSVYRYPDTVKHKTWQPTVGLVPLTNASIASQDFYSVRVLHESLGTVSSDQSQSRGGSSSTNSGGNSGTGGDTSKQAVSSAVIAVVSVIGFFVLAAAAFCAWWFWLRRKFGASGVVEYKTAGRKRPPNRQGRNSDHSTSTLRSRKHVDTFRQKSMIEGYDIYNDQDSWVSGTEGADSIRLGHIPEALEEEEEGSGMAGIGDRSSRGSTTARSLASRSLHGEDQEGDVALVDNVDSFSPGLESTNSDTCGRSPRRTSASAPYSPFVDPPTSSVSDAFPATGRATTGPYPSPLPSSHSKSNSHSHIKGSSMGMSGAFPSPPGNRLSTMNLDSSPMYDIRTSDYFSVSGTQRGKDGKRLSSSASGRESDHRKASPSKVSGRGLMDNLLVEEPGDVEDNQNESK, via the exons ATGCGTATCCTTCGAGATGAGAACCAACATGTTGCCGGGCCCAGCTCAAGACCATACGTCTATCACTCCATCCCAGTACCTACTGTTCCACTCACATCGTCAGTGCAATGTTCAACCTCGTGTCCATATCTAGACACATCGCCACCAAAATCGAATGGCGATCGAAAACCTCAAGTCACACAGGCTGCAATGCGCAGGTTAGATGGAAACAAACTGAAAAACTGGGAAGTGACAAGACGGCAGGAGAATGGAGGCTTGCAAGGgtcgtcgtcatcatccgGATATAATCAAGACGTCGCTTCTACATTCCCTCCTGATTACTATAACTATACTGCGACTACCGCCTCTATAACCAATTCATCATATGCGTACAGtccatcctcaacctccacaTATTCCAACTATAACACTTCAGTACCTTATTCCTCAAATTCTACTTACAACACCTCCGAACCATACTACAGTTCAAATCTTACGAGCACATCAATATCATCGTCAAAAACGTCCTCAACCCATTCCATCTCAAAAAAACCATCATACACCGCAAGCTTCACCTCAATGTGGTCTTATTCTGCCACAAAAAAGACCGCCACCGCTACCGCATCAGAATCCACGTCGTCATCATACGTCCCGGGAGTGGTCTTGAATATGACAATGGCAGGGACTAGTGATACGCAAGCGGTGTACAGTGTCGAGGTGGCGTTGGGACATGACGATGGTAATTCCAGACGGAAAAGGGCTTTTCGAAGACGCGCGTCATATGATGGGAACGAGGCTACTCAATATGTCAATCTGCAAGTGGATTTGGGATCGTCGGACATG TGGGTTGCCACCACCGACTGCTCATCGCGCGACTGTCAGAATTCGCCGTATCTCTTTGACAGTTCCCTCTCCCTGGATTCTGGTGTTGACACCAATTTGACGTATCAATCTGGATCCGTGGACGGCACAATATTatgggaagaagtgaaTTTGGCAGGTTTCGGAATTGGTTTTCAAGCTTTGG TTGGGGCAACCGACGTCCAAAATGAAGatttggaaggagggaattTCTCCGGTGTCCTTGGCTTAGCCA TGCCGGCCAGTTCAACAATTCTCAACGAAATCGGAGGTACGACTGGCTCCAGCCCCGACGGTGCTACCTTTCTCGATAACCTGTTCGGCTCTGGATCTTCAGCACCAAGTAAACGATTGTTTGCTCTCTCCCTCGAACGTCGACAGGATGTCCGtacatcctccaccttcgGTATCGGTGCTATCAATCCCACATACTGCCCGTCGCCATGCAATCTTACTTATACGCCCATCATCGCTCAACCCAGCTTGGGTAGTACAGGCTATTTGCACTGGAGAGTAGAGATGCAAGCGTTGACGGTCACGAGTTTTAGCAGTGAGCAAAGTGGGACAGGAGAGACGACAAAGAGTATAGCACTGGGCGCGAGCAAGGTTTATCCGTCAAAGAACTATCCGTTAGCTGTACTGGATTCAGGCGGTGTACAGATCTTGGTTTCCAGTAGGTCATATGCGGACTCGATATACTCGGCTTTTGGTATCACCGCTAGCTCTGATGGTCTCT ATCGCATGCCTTGTACTCAGCAGCTTGCTTTGACGTTTACGATCGCCGGGCAGCAGATACCAGTCCATCCACTTGATATGTCCTATGAGGACCCGTCGGATGTCAGTCAAAAGACGTGCATCGGGATGATCCAGTATTCAGATAATTTGGGTGACACTGGCGATTT CATCCTGGGGAGCTCATTCCTGAAAAACGTCTACTCTGTCTACCGTTATCCCGACACAGTCAAGCACAAAACTTGGCAACCTACTGTCGGCCTTGTACCCTTGACCAATGCTTCCATCGCCTCTCAAGACTTTTATTCTGTCCGAGTCCTGCACGAATCCCTCGGTACCGTGTCGTCCGACCAATCCCAATCGAGGGGTggctcctcttcaaccaaTTCTGGCGGTAACAGCGGCACAGGAGGCGATACTAGCAAACAAGCCGTTTCTTCCGCTGTCATTGCAGTTGTCAGCGTGATCGGCTTTTTTGTGCTTGCAGCTGCTGCCTTTTGCGCGTGGTGGTTCTGGCTTCGACGCAAGTTTGGTGCATCAGGAGTAGTAGAGTACAAGACCGCTGGGCGAAAACGACCACCGAATCGTCAAGGACGAAATTCAGATCACAGCACATCTACTCTTCGAAGCAGGAAGCACGTCGATACCTTCCGACAGAAGAGTATGATTGAGGGATACGATATCTACAACGATCAGGATTCGTGGGTCAGCGGTACCGAGGGTGCAGACTCAATTCGTTTGGGACACATCCCCGAAgcattggaagaagaggaagagggtagTGGGATGGCAGGTATCGGTGATCGTTCTTCCCGGGGGAGCACTACAGCGAGGTCGTTGGCGAGCAGAAGTCTTCACGgcgaagatcaagaaggagacgTCGCACTCGTAGATAACGTCGACTCGTTCTCCCCTGGGCTTGAGAGCACAAATTCAGATACGTGCGGGCGGTCACCTCGTAGGACCAGCGCGAGCGCCCCCTACTCGCCATTCGTTGACCCGCCTACGTCGAGCGTCTCTGATGCTTTCCCCGCCACCGGACGAGCAACTACAGGTCCgtatccttctcctctcccctcgTCACATTCGAAATCAAATTCCCACTCGCATATTAAGGGTTCTTCCATGGGCATGTCTGGAGCCTTCCCCAGTCCACCGGGCAACCGATTATCGACGATGAACCTTGATTCTTCACCGATGTATGACATTCGAACGAGCGATTACTTTAGCGTTTCTGGAACGCAAAGAGGTaaagatgggaagaggttgtcgAGCTCGGCGTCTGGAAGGGAGAGTGATCATAGGAAGGCCAGCCCTAGTAAGGTGTCGGGCAGGGGGTTGATGGACAATTTGCTTGTGGAAGAGCCGGGAGACGTGGAGGACAATCAGAACGAGAGCAAgtaa